The region TCACTTTCCCATGCAAAGAGTTGGTGCCACTCTTTGTGAACAACCCACAGAGCAGTCGTTCTCCACACAGATTTGATTGATAGTACTCCTATGTTTGTGGACAGGTAGTTCCTCCTTTGATGTGCAATGACAACTGCTATTCTGGATCTggcaggaaaaagaaggaagagaagccattttgctgctatgaatGTGTCCCCTGTCCAGAAGGGATGATCTCTGACCAGAAGGGTaggagaaagagaaaacaagAGCTTGTTCAATGGGAGGAAATTATGGTGCTTGACCTTCACTTTTGCCTATATTATTatatttctctacccagtgtgtaattagtctgtggaactgcttgccacaggaagctgtgatggcatcttgcctagatgcctttaagagggaattagacaaatttctggaggaaaattccatcacgagttacaagtcatgatacatttgtgcaagctcctgattttagaagtaggctacctcagaatgacagatgcagaggagggcaacagaacacaggttgtgtcttgttgtcttgtgcgtcccctgaagcatttgatgccacaggaagctggactagatgggcctttggcctgttccagttgggctcttctaatgttctatAATATTCCCGGCATATAAAATCACTTAGCAAGAAAGAACATTTCTAAACTGGGCATTTGAAGCTTAAGAAACAGGCACCAGTGCACTACCCTTGAGAGAGCTCCCCATAAACAAGGGTAGGAGTTGTTTTAACATGGTTTTAACATAAACATTACCCAGTTCAAGCCAAGTGGGAGCACACAGAAAGGGGCCTCTAGAGATGGGAACTAGGGTCAGGTGACTTGAGCCTGAGTCACAATAAAgtgcgttttttgctgacttgtgtacattCACGTCACTTGCATGAAAGACTCAGGGAAAATGAGTCAAGGAGCCCTTGGCTCGAAACTCATcttcatgcatgcagactcaagtctatcTGGGTATACTTGCTTactgtggagccatcattcagaccgagcaagcagtagggaagttccagctaggaggcaggaaagggttaatgctttcattttgcatggagtgagaggggggaggagggagtgggctctcttgcccatctctgaaagagccaatgatcattggacgaaggatcgGCGGTCTGATAtttcctttggatgagggagggcagaaagaaACAAGAGTTTCTTTTGGCTGTTTTCTTGTATTGTTTTAAtgtgtcttagggtgcaatcccaatgTGCCCTTGGCCTGGCACAAGTCCATTTCGCCAGCCTGCAGGTGTCGCAAAAGCGCCGTAAGGTGCTTTCACACCACCACAAgagttgggaggccagcacacagacatgcaTCAACCTCTGGAGGCTGAATCAGGTCCTGCTTTCCCAGTGTGAGTCATGCCGGCGCAAGGGTTCGGGGAGGACAGGGGAGGGGTGGAACGGGGGTGTTctggggttgggggaaggcagtggacaGGCCCATGAAGGCCCGGGAGGAGGAGCCAACTCTTTAGAGGTGCAGTTCTGAGTGGcgccattggggctgctgctgcgttATCAGGGCTAAGGGGaataaattccccttgccccgggctgagctgcaggcaggCCCAGCCTTGCACTGAAGATGGACTAGACCATctagtctgcctgttccagtgcaggttaggagtggGCTTGTGAAAGAACTCCTTCCCAAAGCCTGGAAAGTAACCTACCTGTCAGTATCGACAATACTGTGTTGGATCAGTTGTTGGCAATAATATCACCAGAAGGCAGTTTTCTGTTTCTCGCTTTGATCAGATTATGCTCCTCTAAATAAGGtctgataattaaaaaaaaatggctctTGAGCAACACCGTAAAACAGGGAGGAATACAGTGGAAATCCTGCACCTTTTCATTGTTAGCAATAAGCATTTTGCTCAAGTTCCGTGGAGCTAATGCACAATGTTTCTCTGCTACTGAACTTTGCAAAGGGTTACACAGTCACTTCTTGGCTTATTATGGTCTTttcattttaaacatacaatACATAACCTGAGTCTGCTCACTAAGAAGTGGCAGCTCAGAAGTTCAGGCCACAGGCTGATTCTTCATGCCTTCCTTCAGAGGTGAAAATAACAGGATTGCACAAATAAAACCCAAACTCTGAGCTCTATTCCCATTCATGGTGCTACAGCAAAGGACAAGACCTTGAGGGTGTGATTATTTGGTCCATCATTGTCAACATGACAGTGCTTTTCTCCCTGCTACCCAAAGGATTTCCAGGAGCTACCAATTAGATCAAGAATAACAGCACCTGAAAGATGCTATATAGACCTCCTATATTGTTCAGAACAGTATCGAAGGATAGGCAGGGCTCTGTTACCCTTTTGTATGAATACTACGTCTTTTTAATTAGGTATATTTCCTTTCCTGCacaattggggggaaaaatccactatGTACCTCTGCACATAATAATTTCATTTCCAATTTGTCTTAGCTCAATGAAAacaagaggggagagagagagagagagagagagagagagagagagagattgtattTATACATCACATATTTTAAAATTCCCATTCTTGGGGGGACAACCAGGCTAAAACACAGATATTTTGAGCTACACAGTATCTCCGTTGACTTATTAAAGACACGAACTGCAGGATGCTGACCAGATGATGTTCTAGATGGAATTCTAGAACGCCACATTTGTGCTGGATCTGATTGCATCAAGATGGTGATGACAGTGCTACTGCTGCTACTTGTACTACAGTTTCATACAGTTTGCAAGTCTCATTCAATCAACTGCACCATCCATGATGATCCCCTTCCTATAACACACAAATCCTATCAGCCAGGCAACCTTCTTGTCGGTGCTCCAGTCGCTCAGATCTTTGTGTTTCACAACAGCCCCTCTTTCATGGAACACCCTTCACAGATGCCGATGGGTGAACCTCTGTAAGTAATTTTTGACTTGATTCTACAATATAACTAGATCACATAAAAAGAAGTAATATTTAAGCAACAGAGTGCTTAAGAAACAAACCTTTTCAGTTTCCATAAAATAGGCTGGCACCCAAAAATAACTCATTGGATTGACCCCCTTGCTTTTCAGCACTAGTCCTTTTCTTTCAATGTTCCATTGCTTCATCTCTGTCTTCTCAAATTCCCCTCATCCCTTCTGTTTCTAAAAAACTAACTCCCCACCATATACATATTATACTTTGTTCATCTTATCTCTCTTCTGACATGTGTTTTTTCTCCATTtgactcaattttttttaaaatctcccaaGCAATCATATCTTGTAGGGTGTCACAGCCAATTCTCCTTTCAAAAAGGTAGCCAAGTTACAGTCCTAATTAGGATTGGGACCACTTTAACCTCAGCAGAACATGGTTCCGGTGTCATAAAATGGCCTCTGGAGGAGTGTGCGGAGCATTACCAGTGGTCATTTTAGAAGCACCCCCACAAATGGCATCAGATGCTCATCACTCACAGTAAGTGAGTGGGATGAGAAGAACAGAGCAGGGATCAGGACCCTAGGGTGGCATGGTGGGGACAGGAGGAAGGCAGTTATTGGGAGCAATGGCTCCATAGATATGTGCCACTGATCCCTggcagcccacaggatgcagcagagactTGCTGGCACAACAGCACCCTATGGAAGAACTTTAGTTTGGACTGGGTCCTTAGTCACTTTCAGCAAAAGCGGAATCCCTTAAACCATGTCCTAATGCCCAGTGTTGTTCCAAATTCTACCATTCCATCGCATATCTCATGAGCATAGTTATTCATAGTGGTCTGTTCATCCTGGCCTTTCAGTTGGCTCCATACTTCTTGTCTGAATCCACCTAGTGGTGCTGagaatctcacagataagcctaCATGGTAGCAAAAAGCAACAATATGGACTGAAAGAGATTCTGAACTGTGCACTTCCTGCCTTCTCCAAGCTTGATATCTCAGAAAAGCAGCGTTTCCTACAAAGAATGTAACCCCATGACTGCTGAATTGATTGTGAATTAAATAACTTTCTAAAACCATCAATATAGTGTTTCTTCTCTTATTTTTTTGGATGACTAATAATGAAATCATAAAACACTTATATAAGTAAAAGTTAAACATATATACATGACTGTAACCAGTAGAATTAAGtaatttgatttaaaatatttaaaaaccaTCTACAAATATATATCACTAACAGTACAGTATAGACACATAATTCTTTCAAAGGCTTCAAAGTGTAGAAAGGTAGTATTGACTAAATCCAATGGAAATGAATCCAATGGAAGTTGAGTCATAAAAAACGTTTGCAGTGGTGCATATTCAGGATTGACATTCAGTGCAGTCCTACAGAAGCCTACCAAGAAGAAAGCTCCAATGcgtctaatggaacttactcctgggtgctATGCTGTACTAGTCCAGTTAACCAACTTCCTCTTTTCACTTGTTACAAATAGAATTGCTGACAGCTTATCTCAAACAACAATTCTAATAAACTAGAGTTTTACACTCTGATTGACTCTCGAAATTACACAAAACTATATTCTTGAAACTTAACATTGCATTAGCCCCCCTTTCTTAACCGTTAGGATCAACATTACATCACTTGCATTTCAGTTCAATGCCAAAGTACTACCAGCACATcttggccttggcatttgctatAAGAAATATCAATGAGGATCCCCATATCCTACCCAACATCACATTGGGTTTCAACATCCTCAACTGCTACCACACTGCAAAGATGACCTACAAAGCCACTTTGAGTCTGCCTTCAGCACAGCACAGATTTATCCCCAACTACAGATGtggctttcagaacaatttaactgctgtcattggaggactctTGTTTGAAACCTCTGCCAATGCGGCCACCATCCTAGCCatctacaagatcccacaggtaggCCAAATGCACAGACGTGTAGACATTTTGCAATGATGCTACctaatttaggatgcaatcctaaccccttatgtcagtgctttccagcatgtcccattggcaccgctatgccagtgctgaaaagcactgacataaggggttaggattgggcccttaatttgttTATAATGCATCTGAAATGATAATTCATTTTCTTGCAGCTCACTTTTGGAACATTTTCCCCAGCAGAGAGTGACAACATGCTGTTCCCTTCcctgtaccagatggtcccaaaggAAGTCTATCAGTACGTGGGGGTTGTCCGCCTACTTCACCATTTCCAGTGGACGTGGATTGGGCTCATTGCTGTGGATGATGACAAGGGGGACCGGTTTCTGcatacagtggtgcctctgcTTGCTCAGAATGGCATTTGTTATGCCTTCATACTGAGAACAACAAAGGTTAGTTATGCGGAAGAGGAAGTAGACTCACTTTTAAAACTAGTTCAAGGTTATCCTGTTCTCATGGATAATAAAGTGAATGCCTGTTTTGTACATGGAGAACAACCTTCCATGCTTGTTTTATCTATATTGTtgttttctgcaccttttctttcATTGCCACCTGTCTGGAAAGTATGGATAGTTACATCTCAATGGGATTTTGAATCCATAAATGTTCAAAGGCTTTGGGATGTGCAGGGATTCCATGGGGCCTTATCCTTCACAGTTCACACAAAGGAACCACCAGGATTCCAGTCATTTGTTGAGACTATAAACCCTTGGGCAAAAGAAGATGGCTTCATCCAAAATTTCTGGGAGCAAGCATTTGACTGTTCCTTGAGCATTGACATTGGGAGTGCAGAGAGCATGACGTCTTGCAGTGGGGAAGAGAAGTTGCATAACCTTCCTACTCCcttctttgaaatgagcatgactggccacagctacaatgtctataatgctgtctatgctgttgcacatgctttgcatgccattTACGTATCCAGATCCACACTTAGGAGATCAAGTGGAAGGCAAGAGTTTCAGAATATGCACCCATGGCaggtaattctctctctctctctctctctctctctctctctctctctctctctctctctctctctctctctctcgcaagcgcaaacacacacacacaaacacacacacagagcaggatGGCATATCACCCAGGAATGGAGGGAACTCTTCCCTTAACTCTGCGTTATAAAATTTGATGGAAATTGCagtgatttggggcccaatcctaaaggcagatAGCACTGGCTCTGAGCTCCAGCTCCAGAGTTGGGTGTCGtaagtgtgctgtaaagcatgtacACGGCACACTTGGAGGAACAAGTTCCGGCGCTGATTGGCCAGCTCCAATCAGCACTAGAAGCCGCACCAGATGGTTGTCACCGGGAGGatggtaagagctccaggcagcaatGCAGgtttgtggggcagggggaaagagttccagggaATGACGACAGCGTGGTGGTGGGAGGAACCAGTCTGGGGTGTGGGACCAGCTGAGTTCTCCTCTTTGTAGAGCTGAAAAGTCCAGCGCGGAGGTTCTCTtgtctgctccagcaaaatagctgacacagacttgagaagctccatcgTGGAGGCTGTCGCTTTCTTCATGGGAAGGGGCAAAAGTCCCttgatccaaggagacctctgacatTTCCTGCTGGGGCACAGTGatcaccattttggcacagctgttcctccaggcactgggaaggataggattgggctgaccctATTTTAAAGATAAATATTTAGTAGAACTTGCTACCAAATAATTGATTAAATATTTCCTCCTCAGTTACAACACCTTCATTTCACCTTTTTTTATTCTCTTGCAAACAAGATCCATCCCTTTTTGAGGAGTGTCTtcttcaacaacagtgctggagagacTGTGCGCTTTGACCAAAATGGAGAATTAGTAGCTGGTTTTGATGTCACAAACTGGGTCACTTTCTCAAATGGTTCTTTCCTTAGAGTAAAAGTTGGAAGGCTGGATCCTCGGGCTTCACCAGGCCAAGAGTTAACCATCAATGATGACCAAATTGTATGGCAAAGAACTTTTAACCAGGTGCGCACTTGGCTGCAGATGGTGCAATCTTGAAACTAAGGGAGCAAACATGAATTTTGATCATTTCCAAGTTCTACCCTGAGATATCCCAGCCCTGAAGCCAACTGTACCCCTCGCTTTGGGCAGTGGATTAGGGAAAGCAGCTAGCTGGTGTGAGGGTGCACCACAATCTATACCTGCCCACAACTTACAGTCGTTGCTCTATCCTGTGGAGCAAGTTGGGCAGCTGGAGGTGTCTTTGAGGAAAGAGAACCTCTCCTTCGCTGGCTCCAGGTTGGCCTCCAACAGGTGTGGAGACCCAACACTTACTGGCACTGACCTCCCCAGTATCACCTTCCATCTCCCAGTCACAATGTAACCTACAGCACCGTTTTGATGGCCATTGCTGGGGCTGAGACTGGCACTGCCTGGCACTTGGATCAGGCCACCATTCTCGTCTTTGGCAATCATCTCCCTGTTTCAGCTGCTCCACCACTTCTTATGAGGTGATCAATGGATAGTATGATGAGAGCAGTGTGATGCTTCTTCTACATAAAGGAGTAACTGACCTGGAACAAGTCTCAAGCCCAATCCTGAAATGCCCGTTCCACCAGGacagctgtggtgccaaaatggctgccgtggcaatTTATTTGCAACAGAGCATCCACCGCCAGCTCCTCAGGGGatgggaagtagccccacaatggggctaattgattctgtggcagccattGGGCTGCTGTGGAATCCAGAACCTCCATGTCGGTTCGCTAGTATGACACAGAGCTAAGAACCAGTTGAGCTGAGCTccgccggtcccacctccctcctgtccctcttcctccactggacgcctccaccccaccctctccctgctgtcTCCCTGTCCCCACCTGCCCTGGAAAGCTCTCTCCTCGCCTCTCCCATGCACCCACATAATTCTTTGCCGCCCAGCAGGTCAGGTGACCACAGAGTGGCGGAGCATCAGCATTCCACCGGCGCTAGCCCCGTGCCAACTGGCGCTGGGTTAGCTTTGGTGCTAGttggtcacaaatgtgctttacagcacttgcaGCAGTAcgtgctggcggtaagctggtgcacactgtttcAGATTGGgccctctttttctctctgagTGCTGGCACAGGTGGTGTCTACACGTTAGCCCTCTTCAGACATTCACTCTCCCTTGCAAGAGATGGTGTCACTCTTCATGAACAACCCACAGAGCAGTCGTTCTCCACACAGATTTGATAGATACTACTCCTCTTCTGCGTTTGTTGACAGGTGGTTCCTCTTTCAgtgtgcaatgacaactgctATTCTGGCTCcagcaggaaaaagaaggaagggaggccattttgctgctatgactgtgtCCCCTGTCCAGAAGGGATGATCTCTGACCAGGAGGGTAGGAGATACAGAGAACAACATCTTGTCCAATGGGAGGAAATTATGGAGCTTGACCTTCACTTCTGCTCTCTACACCCAGAAAtaaattttcattttttcatGGAATGGAGATAGATGCTGTCACTTTCCCATGGCTGTTGCCCAAACCTGCATTGATCTACAACAAATCTAAAGCAAATTGCAAAAATTTCTTATAATAGGGAAGGGGAGGGTTCCCAAAcattaccctgagctctttggactAAGTGAATAATAGAAATGTTGAAAAAAATATGATGAATGAGGCATCGGTTCAGAACCCCTGAAGTAGATCAAACTCATCGCAGGGAGAAGGAATCTCaacccctggcctctgccacagCTCCAGTCtccattgttccccccccccaccagcaccttGCCAGCTGTTTCAGAAGGGGAAATACTAATGTTTGTGCCATTTGGAACATATTTTCCTCTTCAATTTTTAGGTGGGAGAGGAAAGAGCCAGAGTGGGTCTGCAGTAAGGACAAAGGGTGATGGACCCTTAATCAATCTTGATGTGACCCACAGCCACTGAGATTCTTGAAAGCAGAACTCCAGGTGCTGGAACCTTGTTACTTTGAAGGTCCAGGCAGCTGTTTGACATGATGCACAGAATTCACaatattatttaattaatttgcaACATTAATAATGATCCCTTTTGTTGCTTCTTTTCCCACTCTTACACACTCGAGTCCTTTTGAGTCACCAAAACGCTTCGGGTGACTCGGAAAATGCCTCCATTAGGACATTTTGAGTTGAGTCCCTgaggcagagactcgtgacttaGTTCAAGACAAACCATGTTTTATTGCCCATGGTTGGGAGCCTCTAAAGAACAACTCAGTCAGGTAACTCTGAGTGTTGGTGCTTTAGTAATGACTGTTTCAAAGAATAGGATTCCTTTCTCCAGATACAGGTCaacatattaaaatatttaaagagcttttcatttttttcagataTGGATTCCTGTGTTCAATgtccagaagatcaatatcccaaCAAACAGCACAGTCAGTGCATTCCCAAGGCCATCAGCTACCTCACAGCCAAAGAAGCTTTAGGTCTCATATTCATATTATTGGctatttctttctctttgatcacagctttggtgcttggAACCTTCGTGAagcaccaggacactcccatagtcaaggccaacaaccgcagcctcacctacaccctcctcatctccctcctcctttgcttcctctgctccttgctcttcattggaAGTCCTGgaa is a window of Tiliqua scincoides isolate rTilSci1 chromosome 5, rTilSci1.hap2, whole genome shotgun sequence DNA encoding:
- the LOC136653217 gene encoding vomeronasal type-2 receptor 26-like; amino-acid sequence: MLGETSENAGQRQSALDHAPEKLRPGEVKHHPFLRTVTFNNSARETVRFDQNGELVAGFDITNWVTFPNGSFLRVVPPLMCNDNCYSGSGRKKKEEKPFCCYECVPCPEGMISDQKGSTLHHLHFSSMPKYYQHILALAFAIRNINEDPHILPNITLGFNILNCYHTAKMTYKATLSLPSAQHRFIPNYRCGFQNNLTAVIGGLLFETSANAATILAIYKIPQLTFGTFSPAESDNMLFPSLYQMVPKEVYQYVGVVRLLHHFQWTWIGLIAVDDDKGDRFLHTVVPLLAQNGICYAFILRTTKGFHGALSFTVHTKEPPGFQSFVETINPWAKEDGFIQNFWEQAFDCSLSIDIGSAESMTSCSGEEKLHNLPTPFFEMSMTGHSYNVYNAVYAVAHALHAIYIHPFLRSVFFNNSAGETVRFDQNGELVAGFDVTNWVTFSNGSFLRVKVGRLDPRASPGQELTINDDQIVWQRTFNQVVPLSVCNDNCYSGSSRKKKEGRPFCCYDCVPCPEGMISDQEDMDSCVQCPEDQYPNKQHSQCIPKAISYLTAKEALGLIFILLAISFSLITALVLGTFVKHQDTPIVKANNRSLTYTLLISLLLCFLCSLLFIGSPGRVTCLLRQTAFGIVFSVALSSVLAKTLTVVLAFMATKPGSRMRKWLGTRLASSIILSCSLIQVGICTVWLNTSPPFPEMDTHSLKQEIILKCNEGSASLFYCVLGYMGFLAVVSFAVAFQARKLPDTFNEAKFITFSMLVFCSVWLSFVPTYLSSKGKYMVAVEIFSILSSSAGLLGCIFFPKCYIIVLRPSLNRKEQLMRKR